The sequence GGGGGGGACGGCGCAGGACGTCTCGGGCGCGCTAGTCTACGTGGGCCGCGCGGCGGACGGGTCGCTGGCGCCGGGGTCGCTCGCCGGCCGCATCGCCATCGCCGCGATCCCGGGCGCGTCGACGCGCGACTGGCGGCTGGAGCGCAACCGCATCCGCAACGCCGCGCGCGGGGCGGGGGCCAGCGCGGTCGCATTCGTCCTGGCGCCGGAATGGACGGCGGACTCGATCGCGAAGTATGCGGCGCTCTCCGCGCGGCCGTCGCGCAACGTGGGGACTGATCCCGCATATCCCCAGTTCTACCTGGGGCAGGAGGCGGCGGGGCGGCTCTTCCGCGCGGCGGGGATGGATCTGGCGCAGCAGTGGACGGCCGGCGCGGCGGCGGGCTTCCGCCCCGTCCCGCTGGCGGGGGTGACGGCGACGGGGTCGCTGCCGGTGGAGCAGGTGGACCAGGCGCGCGCACCCAACGTGATCGCGGTGTGGCCGGGGAGCGACCCGGTGCTGCGCAACGAGTACGTCGTCCTTTCCGCGCACATGGACCACGTGGGGGTGGGCGAGCCGGTGAACGGAGACTCGATCTACAACGGGGCCGACGACGACGGGTCGGGGACCACGGGGATCCTCGAAGTGGCGCGCGCCTTCCAGTCGATGGGGATGCGGCCGAAGCGCTCGATCGTGATCCTGCACGTGAGCGGCGAGGAGAAGGGGCTGGTGGGGTCGGAATGGTTCTCCGAGCACCCCACGATCCCACTGGACCGGATCGTGGCCGACATCAACATCGACATGATCGGCCGCAACAACCCCGACAGCGTGGTGGTGATCGGGAAGCAGTACTCGTCGCTGGGGACCACGGCCAACGCGGTGCAGCGCGCGCATCCCGAGCTGCACCTGACGCTCTCGGACGACCTGTGGCCGCAGGAGCGCTTCTTCTTCCGGTCCGACCACTACAACTTCGCGCGCAAGGAGATCCCGGCGATCTTCTTCTTCAGCGGCACGCACCGGGACTACCACCGCCCCAGCGACGAGGTGCAGAAGATCGACTTCGACAAGCTGACGCGGATCGCGCGGATGGCATTCTTCACCGCGTGGGAGGTGGCCAACGCCCCCCAGCGCCCGCAGTGGGACCCGCGCGGGCTGGCGGAGGTGCGGGCGATGACGAGGTGAGATTAGTGCCCAGTGCCAAGTGCCCAGTGCCCAGTAGAAGAGGTGCTGAGTGCTGAGTGCTGAGTGGACGCGGGGCTCGTCGGGAGTGACGGGTCCCGCGTCGCATTCAGGGGATGCTCACCCCAGGCACCATCGTGGCTCCCGCGCTGAGTTCTCCCCTCCCCTGCGCAGCGGGGGAGGGGCCGGGGGAGGGGGCCAGCCGGGCGGGCAGGATGCTTCCATATCGCCGCCGAAGCTGCTCGCGGCGCTGAGGTCTCCCCCTCCCCCAGTCGGTTTTGGGGGAGGGGGCCGGGGGGGAGAGGGCCATCGCCTGGCGGGCAGGATGCCGTCGCTCCACGCACAGTCCAGTGACGATCCGCGTCTCCTCGCTCCCGCAATTCGTCGCATCGTGATCTTCACGCCACAACAGTCTGTACATCTTTCGCCGCTTCCGTTATCGTTCCCGCCTTCACGACAATCGCACGGAACACACGCATCTCCAGGGGCGCCGAACCGGCCCGCGGCACACGGGTACGGGAGCGCGCCGAACCGTCCACGCACCACCCTTACGTCGTCCGCCGTGACCGACACCGCCGAGGCAGCCGTATCGCCCGACAGCGCGCTCGACGCCGCCCGCGAGGTGCTGCGCCGGTACTGGGGCTACCCGGACTTCCGCCCCGGGCAGGACCAGGCCATCCGCAACGTCCTGTCCGGCGGCGACTCGCTCACGGTGATGCCCACCGGCGGCGGCAAGAGCATCTGCTACCAGGTGCCGGCGATGATGCAGCCCGGCGTGACGCTCGTCGTCTCGCCGCTCATCTCCCTGATGAAGGACCAGATCGACGCGCTGGAGGCGCTGGGGATCCCCGGCACCTTCATCAACTCGTCGCTCTCGTTGTCCGAGATGAACGCCCGCCTGGCCGCGGCCGAGCGCGGGGCGTACAAGCTCGTCTACGTGGCCCCCGAGCGCTTCGACTCCGACGCCTTCCAGCATCGCCTGGCCGCGCTCGACGTCTCGCTACTGGCCGTCGACGAGGCGCACTGCGTCTCCGAATGGGGGCACGACTTCCGGCCGAGTTACCTGCGCCTGGGGCGCGTCCGTCGTCTCCTGAAGGACCCGCCGATCGCCGCGCTGACGGCCACCGCGACGGAGGAGGTGCGGCGCGACATCGTGCGCCAGCTCGGCCTCCGCTCTCCCCGCGTGCTGGTCACCGGCTTCGACCGCCGCAACCTCGTGTGGCACGTCCTCCGGGCGAAGAACGACTCGGAGAAGGACCGCATCCTCCTCAAGCTCCTTCGCGGGCGCGAGGGCTCGTCCATCGTCTACGCCAGCACGCGCAAGAGCGTCGACGCGCTCACCGGGCTGCTGAACGGCGCGGGCGTCCCCTGCGTGGGCTACCACGCCGGGCTGATGGACCGCGAGCGCAAGTCCGTGCAGGACCGCTTCATGAGCGGCGACGCGCGGGTGGTGGTCGCCACCAACGCGTTCGGGATGGGGATCGACAAGAGCGACGTGCGCATCGTGGTGCACTACAACATGCCCGGCAACCTGGAGGCGTACTACCAGGAGGCCGGGCGCGCCGGGCGCGACGGCGGGCCGTCGGACTGCGTGCTCCTGCACGCCTATCCCGACCGCTTCATCCACGAGTTCTTCACCGACGTCTCCAACCCGCCGCGCGACGCGGTGGAGCAGGTGCTGCGCGTCCTCCGCCGCGACGCGGACGCGCGCGGCATCTGCACCACGCCGGCGGACGAGATCGCGCGCGAGTTGAAGAAGCACCTCAAGGCCGACAAGCAGGTGGCCAGCGCCGTCCGCGTCCTCGAGCAGCACGGCTTGGCGAAGGCGAGCACCGCCGGCGGCCAGGGGGTGCGCCTCCGCCTCCTCGCGACGCCGTCGCGCATCTCCGGCGAGCTCTCGGGGCGGGAGACGGAGATCAATTTCCTGCGCGCGCTGTGGAAGGCGGGCGGGGGGGAGAAGGTGTACCGCGGCGCCGAGGTGGAGTGGCGCGTCCTGGGCCGCGCGGCGGGCGGCGAATCTCCCGTGGACCTGCTCGACCGGCTGCAGGACGAAGGCTTCCTCGAGTGGCAGCAGGGCGGGGAGGGGGTGTGGGTGATCGACCGCAAGACGCCCATCCCCCAGCTGCCGATCGACTGGCGCGCGCTGGACGAGAAGCGCGAGCGCGACATGCGCAAGCTGCAGAAGATGCAGATCTACGCGTACACCAAGGACTGCCGCCGCGGCTTCGTGCTGCAGTACTTCGGCGACGCGGCGGCGATGAAGCACTGCGGCGCGTGCGACAACTGCCTGGCCGAGGAAGAGCGGCTCACCGCGCGCCACGGCATCGAGCTCGACCGCGACGAGCCCCCGCGTGAGCGCAAGAAGAAGGACCGGCTCCCCCTCGATTTCCGCCGCGACCGCCGCGCCGCGCGCCGCGACGGATACGACCTGTCGCGCGACGGGGTGCTCACGGTGCAGGCCGGCCCCGACCTGCTGCGCGGCCACCTGCGCCGGCTGCGCAAGGAGCTCGCGCGGCGCCATGACGTCCCCCCGTTCATGGTGATGTCGGAGGAGGTGCTGAACGCCGTCGCCCAGGCGCAGCCGGACTCGCCCGAGGCGCTGCTCGGCGTGGAGGGCGTCACGCCGCGCCTGCTGGAGCGCTTCGGCGCGCCGGTGATGGAGCTGCTGCGCGCCCACGCCAACGGCGAGACCCTTCCCGACCTCGCGGACGAGCCGCGGCCGCGCCGCGCTTCGCCCGCGTCGTACGACGATCCCACGCCCGAGCAGTCGGCGCTCTACGGGAGGTTGAAGCAGCTCCGCACCGAGCTGGCGCGCGAGCTGAAGCAGCCCGCGTACTGCGTGTTCTCCGACCGCACGCTGATCGCCATCGCCCGCGACCATCCGACGACCGAGCGCGAGCTGCTGGCCGTCAGCGGCGTGGGACCCGCGAAGCTGGAGAAGTTCGGGGAGGCCTTCCTCCGCGTGCTGCGCGATGAAGCCTGATCCGACGGAAGTGCGTGAGTGCGGAAGTGCGTGAGTGCGGAAGTGCGTGAGTGCGGAAGTGCGTGAGTGCAGAAGTGCGTGAGTGCGCTCGATCGATGCGCGATTGCGGTCTGAGCTGACGGCAGCGCACTCACGCACTCACGCACTCTCGTCCGTGTGCCCAGCGTGACAATGACTTCGCGACGCCCGGCACGGGTTGACACGCCGCCGCCGTCCGTTTAGATCTCACGGCAGACGGAACGAGATGGAGCGCAGACGACGCTCCCCCGCCGGCACAGCGTCCGGACGAGGGAGCGTTTCTCATTGCTCCCCGAATCCCCCGCCAGACCGGCGGACGCAGCAACCGAATCGCGTGGAGATCCGGGACCGCGAGGCCCCCGCCCGGCAGAGTGCCGGTCGGGGGCCTTTCGTGTTTCGGAGCCGAAACAACACACCGGGCCGCCTCACGCCCCTGTCCGCCAGAGCGCGGGCGGGGGCGTCGTGCGTCCGCGGAACCAGAGACGGCGAGACAGACGGGGTCCCAGCCAGAGCCCCTGCACCCGGCAGAGCGTCCGGGCCCACCGACCCGGCCAGCGCGCCGGGGGAGAGGATGCGGTCCACCCGGAGCCAGCGGTCGCCACCCGCGCCGCGACGGGAGACAAGGCCGCGCCGGAGCAGGGATCGGCCGCCGCGCACCACGGCGCGGCGGCGGCGAAGGGACGCATGGCAGAGGAGCAGTCAATCATGGCGAAGGCACACACGCTCGTCGACAACTTCGGCGACAACGCGATCGACACCGCGAAGTGGAACTCGTTCGGGGTGCCCTGGGCCGGCCCGTTCGAGGTCAACCAGCGCCTGGAGATCCGCGCGGTCAGCAGCGGCAGCAACGTCTACGGCGGCATCGTCTCGGTGGCCAGCTACGACCTCACCAGCTCGCAGGTGGCGGTGGAGCTGGTGCGCCCGCTGCGCAACACCAACGGCGCCGAGACGTACCTGCACCTGGTGAACGCCGCGGGCGACAACCTGTTCTTCAAGGTGCAGGACGGGATCTTCTACTGCACCAGGAAGGCGGCGGGCGCCACCTCGTCCACGCACCTGGCCGAGGTCTACTACGACCGCACGCGGCACCGCTGGATGCGCATCCGCGAGCAGCTGGGGATCGTGTACTTCGAGTACTCGGCCGACGGCTGCGAGTGGACGCTGCTGATCTCCATCCCCACCCCGTGGGACGTGACCTCGGTGAAGATCGAGCTGGCGGCGGGCACCTATACCCCCGCGGCCCATCCGGGGGTGGCCATTTTCGACAACCTGAACGCGTACGACACCTCCCTCACGCGCCGCGTGGAGGAGCGCCGGCTGTCCGCGCGCGACGTGCGCGTGGAGGCCGCGGAGCTGATGGCCGAGCGGCGCCACGACGAGCACCACAACAACAACGACGAGGTCAACTATCCCGCCAATCCGTACATCGGGAACTACTCCAAGAGCCTGAAGCACGACTCGGTGGGCGACCCCGATCCCGCCTCGTACGGCACGCTGCTGCGCGCGCTGCAGAGCGAGGACCCGGCGGACTTCGAGGAGATCCAGCTGGCCTCGTCCACCGCGGTCAAGCTCACCAACCCGCAGACGGGGCTCACCTTCGACCTGGAGGGGCCCGATCCGCAGGAGGTCACCCAGCCGCCGGCGCCGCGCTTCGACAGCCGGGTGGCGGCCAACGAGATGGGCGAGCTGTACTGGATGGCGGTGGCGCGCGACATCCCGTTCATCAACTACGGCACCGACGCGACGATCAACAGCGCCACGGGCTCTCTGAACGGCGAGTTCGGGGAGTTCGGCGGCACCACTCCGGTCACGGCGCAGAACATCTTCCGCGGCATCTACCCGGGCGAGCAGATCGGGCCGTACGTGTCCCAGTACCTGCTGAAGGGGAACGTCGACACGCGCAAGCCGGCGGGGCAGGGGCGCAACGCCGTCGACGGGTTCATCTCCTACGGCTCGCGCACCATCGACCAGCGGCTCTTCCCGGCCACCGCGAACGTCGACTACCTGACCACCTTCACCCCCTGGCTCGACGTCCAGAACGGGTGGGACAAGCGCGGGCTGGACACCTTCGACACCACGAAGCGCTTCATCCGCGACCTGCGCGGCGGCGCCACTTTCGTGCACTTCGACCAGGTGCTCGACGCGTGGTACAACGCCGCGTGGATCCTGATGAGCGAGCCCACGGGCGACCAGTCGACCACGGCCACCGGGCGGCCGCAGATCGACCTGGAGTTCCCCAAGGACCAGGGGAACCCGTACGACCCGCCGGGAACGGCGATGGACAGCAGGACGCAGGTGGGGTTCGCCACCTTCGGACAGACGCACCTGCTGCAGGTGCTGGCCGAGGTGCTGGGGCGCGCGCTGCGGGCGGTGTGGTACCAGAAGTGGTACGTCCACCGTCGCCTGCGCCCCGAGGAGTTCGGCGGCCGCATCGACAACCACATCACCGGGCGGCGCACGTACGTCGTTCCCGGCACCACCACGCCGCTGATCCACGCCAGCATCCTGCAGTCGCTGCAGACGGGGATGCTGTCTCCGTACTACGGCGGGCAGCCGGGCGACAAGTTCCCCTCCTACCTGCTCCCGCAGGCGTACCCCGAGGGCGCGCCCACGCACCCGGCGTACGGCGCGGGGCACGCCACCGGGTCGGGCGCGATGGCCACGATCCTCAAGGCGTTCTTCGACGAGAGCACGCCCATCGAGAACCCGGTGCAGGCCGACGCCGCCGGCACCACGCTGGTGGCCTACACCGGCGCCGACGCCACGCAGATGACGGTGGGCGGAGAGATCAACAAGCTGGCCGGCAACATCGCCCTCTTCCGCAACGCGGCGGGGGTGCACTGGCGCACCGACTACACCGAGTCGCTGCTCCTGGGCGAGGCCATCGCCATCGGGCTGCTGCAGGAGATGAGTCTCGGCTTCAACGAGGACGACGCCTACTTCGAGCTCACCCGCTTCGACGGCGTCAAGATCCGCATCTTCGACGGCAAGGTGATGCTGCCGGTGGTGTGATCGGGCGGTGATGATCCTGCGTCCCCGTCCGCCGGACGGGCGGGGATGCGGGATCGAAAACGGAGAGACGCGGGGCGTGCGACGCCCCCGGTCATCACAGCGATGGCCGGGGGCGTCGTGCATCCCGCCGCCTCGCACAACGGCCTTCCCCCGCGACGCCCGCCGCGGGACGGGGCCACGCCCGCCGCACCGCGGCACGCACGCCTGGAAGGAAGATCCTCATGGCGAAAGCGATCACGCTGGTCGACAACTTCAACGACGACGTGCAGGACACCGCGAAGTGGAGCGCCAGCACCGGCGACCGCCTGCGCGAAGTCAACGGCCGGGTGGAGATCCGGCCGCTGGGGAACATCACCACCGGCCACTTCCTGAACTACCAGTCGGCCACCACCTACGACCTCACCGACTCGGAGTTCCGGATCGAGCTGGTCCGCTCGGTGGTGGGCACCTACGGCGCCGCCGCCTACCTGCAGGCGCGGATCGACGACAACAACCGGGTGCAGCTCCAGGTCACCGGCGGCTACCTGAACTGCGATTCGTGGGCGGCGGGAACGCTGACGAAGCTGGCGCGGGTCCAGTACGACCCGGTCGCCCACCGCTGGCTGCGGCTGCGCGAGCAGGGGGGCACCGTCTACTGGGAGACCTCGCCCGACGGAGCCGCGTGGACCGTGCAGGCCATGCAGCGCCCGAACCCGATCACGCTCACCGCCGTGTACGCCCTGTTCGGCGCGGGCACCTTCGCCGGGTACGCCATCGCCTCGCCCGGGGTGGCGGTGTTCGACAACTTCAACGTGCTGGACAGCGGCCGCGCGCGCCGCGTGGAGGAGCGCCGCCTCTCCGCGCGCGAGGTGCGCGTCGAGGCCGCCGACCTGGACGCCGCCCGCCGCCACGAAGAGCACGCCAACAACAACGACGAGGTCAACTATCCCACCCGGCCGCTGGTGGGGAACTACTCCAAGAGCCTGAAGCACGACTCGCTGGGCGATCCCGACCCGGCGTCGTACACCTCGCTCCTGCGCGCGCTGCAGAGCCAGGACCCGGCC comes from Longimicrobium sp. and encodes:
- a CDS encoding vanadium-dependent haloperoxidase, which produces MAKAHTLVDNFGDNAIDTAKWNSFGVPWAGPFEVNQRLEIRAVSSGSNVYGGIVSVASYDLTSSQVAVELVRPLRNTNGAETYLHLVNAAGDNLFFKVQDGIFYCTRKAAGATSSTHLAEVYYDRTRHRWMRIREQLGIVYFEYSADGCEWTLLISIPTPWDVTSVKIELAAGTYTPAAHPGVAIFDNLNAYDTSLTRRVEERRLSARDVRVEAAELMAERRHDEHHNNNDEVNYPANPYIGNYSKSLKHDSVGDPDPASYGTLLRALQSEDPADFEEIQLASSTAVKLTNPQTGLTFDLEGPDPQEVTQPPAPRFDSRVAANEMGELYWMAVARDIPFINYGTDATINSATGSLNGEFGEFGGTTPVTAQNIFRGIYPGEQIGPYVSQYLLKGNVDTRKPAGQGRNAVDGFISYGSRTIDQRLFPATANVDYLTTFTPWLDVQNGWDKRGLDTFDTTKRFIRDLRGGATFVHFDQVLDAWYNAAWILMSEPTGDQSTTATGRPQIDLEFPKDQGNPYDPPGTAMDSRTQVGFATFGQTHLLQVLAEVLGRALRAVWYQKWYVHRRLRPEEFGGRIDNHITGRRTYVVPGTTTPLIHASILQSLQTGMLSPYYGGQPGDKFPSYLLPQAYPEGAPTHPAYGAGHATGSGAMATILKAFFDESTPIENPVQADAAGTTLVAYTGADATQMTVGGEINKLAGNIALFRNAAGVHWRTDYTESLLLGEAIAIGLLQEMSLGFNEDDAYFELTRFDGVKIRIFDGKVMLPVV
- a CDS encoding ATP-dependent DNA helicase RecQ, which produces MTDTAEAAVSPDSALDAAREVLRRYWGYPDFRPGQDQAIRNVLSGGDSLTVMPTGGGKSICYQVPAMMQPGVTLVVSPLISLMKDQIDALEALGIPGTFINSSLSLSEMNARLAAAERGAYKLVYVAPERFDSDAFQHRLAALDVSLLAVDEAHCVSEWGHDFRPSYLRLGRVRRLLKDPPIAALTATATEEVRRDIVRQLGLRSPRVLVTGFDRRNLVWHVLRAKNDSEKDRILLKLLRGREGSSIVYASTRKSVDALTGLLNGAGVPCVGYHAGLMDRERKSVQDRFMSGDARVVVATNAFGMGIDKSDVRIVVHYNMPGNLEAYYQEAGRAGRDGGPSDCVLLHAYPDRFIHEFFTDVSNPPRDAVEQVLRVLRRDADARGICTTPADEIARELKKHLKADKQVASAVRVLEQHGLAKASTAGGQGVRLRLLATPSRISGELSGRETEINFLRALWKAGGGEKVYRGAEVEWRVLGRAAGGESPVDLLDRLQDEGFLEWQQGGEGVWVIDRKTPIPQLPIDWRALDEKRERDMRKLQKMQIYAYTKDCRRGFVLQYFGDAAAMKHCGACDNCLAEEERLTARHGIELDRDEPPRERKKKDRLPLDFRRDRRAARRDGYDLSRDGVLTVQAGPDLLRGHLRRLRKELARRHDVPPFMVMSEEVLNAVAQAQPDSPEALLGVEGVTPRLLERFGAPVMELLRAHANGETLPDLADEPRPRRASPASYDDPTPEQSALYGRLKQLRTELARELKQPAYCVFSDRTLIAIARDHPTTERELLAVSGVGPAKLEKFGEAFLRVLRDEA
- a CDS encoding M20/M25/M40 family metallo-hydrolase, with translation MTRRPSALLSAALAILAGAAPSYAQAPRPAPTPPEVAAAANVITVEDARARLEFISSDLMRGRDTPSPELNIVASYLVSNYKAMGFEAGGEGGTFFQWYPYGLRRLNTTAARFGAQGREAVAFTAGRDFWTAGGTAQDVSGALVYVGRAADGSLAPGSLAGRIAIAAIPGASTRDWRLERNRIRNAARGAGASAVAFVLAPEWTADSIAKYAALSARPSRNVGTDPAYPQFYLGQEAAGRLFRAAGMDLAQQWTAGAAAGFRPVPLAGVTATGSLPVEQVDQARAPNVIAVWPGSDPVLRNEYVVLSAHMDHVGVGEPVNGDSIYNGADDDGSGTTGILEVARAFQSMGMRPKRSIVILHVSGEEKGLVGSEWFSEHPTIPLDRIVADINIDMIGRNNPDSVVVIGKQYSSLGTTANAVQRAHPELHLTLSDDLWPQERFFFRSDHYNFARKEIPAIFFFSGTHRDYHRPSDEVQKIDFDKLTRIARMAFFTAWEVANAPQRPQWDPRGLAEVRAMTR